From Roseburia hominis, the proteins below share one genomic window:
- the hpt gene encoding hypoxanthine phosphoribosyltransferase — MSETVKVLIPEEEVYARVRELGKKISEDYAGKQVHLICVLKGGVFFMCELAKRIEVPVSMDFMSVSSYGDGTQSSGIVKIAKDLDESLEGKDVLIVEDIVDSGRTLYYLMDILKKRGPKSLRLCTLLDKPDRRVRDVKVDYVGFEIPDEFVVGFGLDYAQKYRNLPYIGVVQL; from the coding sequence ATGTCTGAGACAGTAAAGGTATTAATCCCGGAGGAAGAGGTTTATGCCAGAGTGCGGGAACTGGGAAAGAAGATCAGTGAGGATTATGCGGGGAAGCAGGTGCATTTGATCTGTGTTTTAAAGGGCGGCGTGTTCTTTATGTGCGAGCTTGCCAAACGTATCGAAGTGCCGGTTTCCATGGATTTCATGAGTGTGAGCAGTTATGGCGACGGGACGCAGTCAAGTGGAATCGTGAAGATCGCAAAGGATCTTGATGAATCCCTGGAGGGAAAGGACGTGCTGATTGTGGAGGATATCGTGGATTCAGGACGTACCTTATATTATCTGATGGATATTTTAAAGAAGAGGGGACCGAAGAGTCTGCGCTTATGCACCCTGCTGGACAAGCCGGACCGCCGCGTGCGCGACGTGAAGGTGGACTATGTCGGATTTGAGATTCCCGACGAGTTCGTGGTCGGCTTCGGGCTGGATTATGCGCAAAAATATAGAAACCTGCCGTACATTGGCGTTGTGCAGTTATAG
- the ftsH gene encoding ATP-dependent zinc metalloprotease FtsH — MNNHKSRGISGLTILLCVVMLYGVWFFMNQSQSQENAYTYQALQKDLKAGRVKSVEIRQNKVAPTGTLRIDFGENVFKELNVSDVGKVEELLDSYDVPCFVYDVPQDSWVTSWLPTLVTIGAFVFLFMMMNRQGGANAKAMNFGKSRARMSTEADNHINFDQVAGLKEEKEDLEEIVDFLKAPGKYIQVGARIPKGVLLEGPPGTGKTLLAKAVAGEAHVPFFTISGSDFVEMFVGVGASRVRDLFEDAKRNAPCIIFIDEIDAVARRRGTGMGGGHDEREQTLNQLLVEMDGFGVNEGIIVMAATNRVDILDPAILRPGRFDRKVMVGRPDIQGRYEILQVHAKGKPLGEDVDLQQIAQTTAGFTGADLENLLNEAAILAAKEGRVYLQQADIRHAFIKVGIGSEKKSRVISEKEKRITAYHEAGHAILFHVLPDVGPVYSVSIIPTGVGAAGYTMPLPEKDEMFNTKGKMLQDITVALGGRAAEELIFDDITTGASQDIKQATAYAKSMVTKFGMSERLGLVNYDNDSDEVFIGRDLAHASRGYGEQIATTIDLEVKRIIDECYIKAKDIIKEHENVLEACAKLLLEKEKITREEFEALFV, encoded by the coding sequence TTGAATAATCATAAGTCAAGAGGAATCAGCGGGCTCACGATTCTTTTATGCGTCGTGATGCTTTATGGAGTCTGGTTTTTTATGAACCAGTCTCAGAGTCAGGAGAATGCTTATACGTATCAGGCTCTGCAGAAGGATCTGAAAGCGGGCCGGGTGAAGAGCGTGGAGATCAGGCAGAATAAAGTGGCCCCGACCGGTACACTTCGTATTGATTTCGGGGAGAATGTGTTTAAGGAACTGAATGTGTCGGACGTAGGGAAAGTGGAGGAACTTTTGGATTCCTACGACGTACCCTGTTTCGTGTACGATGTTCCGCAGGACAGCTGGGTGACTTCCTGGCTTCCCACTCTGGTCACGATTGGAGCATTCGTTTTCCTGTTCATGATGATGAATCGCCAGGGAGGCGCCAACGCCAAGGCGATGAATTTTGGAAAGAGCCGTGCCAGGATGAGTACGGAGGCGGATAACCATATTAATTTTGATCAGGTCGCGGGCCTGAAGGAAGAGAAGGAAGATCTGGAGGAAATCGTGGATTTCCTGAAAGCGCCGGGCAAATATATCCAGGTCGGAGCGAGGATCCCCAAGGGTGTTCTTTTGGAGGGGCCTCCAGGAACCGGTAAGACCTTGCTCGCAAAGGCGGTGGCAGGAGAGGCACACGTTCCGTTCTTCACCATCTCCGGTTCCGATTTTGTGGAGATGTTCGTGGGCGTGGGCGCGTCCCGTGTCCGTGATCTGTTTGAAGATGCGAAGAGAAATGCACCGTGTATTATTTTCATCGATGAGATCGATGCGGTGGCCAGAAGACGTGGAACCGGTATGGGCGGCGGCCATGATGAGAGGGAGCAGACTCTGAATCAGCTTCTTGTGGAGATGGACGGATTCGGAGTCAACGAAGGTATCATCGTGATGGCAGCGACGAACCGTGTGGATATTCTGGACCCGGCGATTTTGCGTCCGGGACGTTTTGACCGGAAGGTGATGGTCGGCCGTCCGGATATACAGGGAAGATACGAGATCCTGCAGGTACATGCCAAGGGAAAACCGCTGGGAGAGGATGTGGACCTTCAGCAGATCGCGCAGACAACGGCTGGATTTACCGGGGCAGACCTTGAGAATCTGCTCAATGAAGCGGCAATCCTGGCGGCGAAGGAAGGCAGAGTTTATCTGCAGCAGGCGGATATACGTCACGCATTTATCAAGGTGGGAATCGGTTCGGAGAAAAAGAGCCGCGTGATCTCTGAGAAGGAGAAACGGATCACGGCCTATCATGAGGCGGGGCATGCGATCCTGTTCCATGTATTGCCGGATGTGGGACCGGTATACAGCGTATCGATCATCCCGACAGGGGTGGGCGCGGCAGGGTATACGATGCCGCTTCCGGAGAAGGATGAGATGTTCAATACCAAGGGCAAGATGCTTCAGGATATCACGGTGGCGCTGGGCGGAAGAGCGGCTGAGGAGCTGATCTTTGACGATATTACGACAGGGGCTTCTCAGGATATCAAGCAGGCGACGGCCTACGCCAAATCCATGGTGACAAAGTTCGGTATGTCCGAGCGGCTGGGACTTGTCAATTATGATAATGACAGCGATGAGGTGTTTATCGGACGGGATCTGGCTCATGCCTCCAGGGGATATGGGGAGCAGATTGCGACCACCATTGATCTGGAAGTGAAGCGGATCATTGATGAATGCTATATCAAAGCGAAAGATATAATAAAGGAACACGAAAATGTATTGGAAGCCTGTGCAAAGCTTTTGCTTGAGAAGGAAAAGATTACGAGGGAAGAATTTGAAGCGTTGTTCGTGTAG
- a CDS encoding glycoside hydrolase family 13 protein, whose translation MNRDALFCDGTEAYMAPPEPEVGDTLKFWFRTAKDDVDEVYLQSGGVDYLMKKVISRGKFDYYQTEKKMTEDMLRYRFRILSKGEVCYYNKWGPADEILEYYDYRIAPGFSTPDWAKGAVMYQIYVDRFRNGDKTNDVLTDEYSYIGEHVHRVEDWNRYPQAMDVREFYGGDLQGVIDKLDYLQSLGIEVIYCNPIFVSPSNHKYDSQDYDYVDPHFGVIVEDGGELLEMWDQNNSHAKRYRIRTTSKANLEASNRLFIKLVEEIHRRGMKIILDGVFNHCGSFNKWLDREKVYEDADGYQPGAYISASSPYRNFFKFERSQDHDWPENGSYTGWWGHDTLPKLNYEGSKELEEYILGVARKWVSPPYNADGWRLDVAADLGQSNEFNHGFWKKFRKAVKEVNPDALILAEHYGDPIEWLEGDEWDTVMNYDAFMEPVTWFLTGMEKHSDEFREDLLGNAHNFENAMKHHMASMMMPSLQTAMNQLSNHDHSRFLTRTNHMVGRVADRGSEAAKQNIDYAIMRAAIVIQMTWIGAPTLYYGDEAGVCGFTDPDSRRTYPWGHENKGLMNFYREMIQIHRRHQSLVKGSLKMLKVEKDLLAYGRFWGDEQIIVIVNIADYLREVDVPVWQVETAEGSSMARMMYSYEKGYIGEFEEYQVQDGMISLMMGKKSALVLKNKKW comes from the coding sequence ATGAATAGGGATGCACTGTTTTGTGACGGGACGGAAGCCTATATGGCACCGCCTGAGCCGGAGGTAGGAGATACCCTGAAGTTCTGGTTCCGCACGGCAAAAGACGATGTAGATGAGGTATACCTGCAAAGCGGGGGCGTAGATTATCTCATGAAGAAAGTGATTTCCAGAGGGAAATTCGATTATTATCAGACGGAAAAAAAGATGACGGAAGATATGCTCCGGTATCGTTTTCGGATCTTAAGTAAAGGCGAGGTCTGCTATTACAATAAATGGGGTCCTGCTGATGAGATCCTGGAATATTATGATTATCGGATCGCTCCGGGATTTTCCACGCCTGATTGGGCGAAGGGAGCGGTCATGTATCAGATTTATGTGGACCGTTTCCGCAATGGTGATAAGACAAATGACGTGTTGACCGATGAGTACAGTTATATTGGGGAACATGTGCACCGTGTGGAAGACTGGAACCGTTACCCGCAGGCGATGGACGTGCGGGAATTTTACGGAGGCGATCTGCAGGGAGTGATCGACAAGCTGGACTATCTGCAGAGCCTGGGAATCGAGGTCATTTATTGCAATCCGATTTTCGTCTCACCGTCCAACCATAAATATGACAGCCAGGATTATGACTATGTCGATCCGCATTTTGGCGTGATCGTAGAGGATGGCGGCGAACTTCTGGAAATGTGGGATCAGAACAACAGTCATGCGAAGCGGTACCGGATCCGCACTACCAGTAAGGCAAATTTGGAAGCAAGCAACCGGCTGTTCATCAAGCTGGTGGAGGAGATACACCGCAGGGGGATGAAGATCATTCTGGACGGAGTATTCAATCACTGTGGATCCTTCAATAAGTGGCTTGACCGGGAGAAGGTGTATGAAGACGCCGATGGCTATCAGCCGGGCGCTTATATTTCAGCGTCAAGTCCATACAGAAATTTCTTTAAATTTGAGAGGAGCCAGGATCATGACTGGCCGGAAAATGGAAGCTATACAGGCTGGTGGGGGCATGATACCCTGCCGAAGCTGAATTATGAGGGCTCCAAGGAGCTGGAAGAATATATATTGGGTGTGGCGAGAAAATGGGTCTCACCGCCCTACAATGCGGACGGCTGGCGGCTGGACGTGGCGGCAGACTTAGGACAGAGCAATGAGTTCAATCACGGATTCTGGAAGAAATTCCGCAAGGCAGTGAAGGAAGTGAACCCGGATGCACTGATTCTGGCGGAGCATTATGGTGATCCGATCGAATGGCTTGAGGGCGATGAGTGGGATACGGTGATGAATTATGATGCTTTTATGGAGCCGGTGACCTGGTTCCTGACCGGAATGGAGAAGCATAGCGATGAGTTCCGTGAGGACCTGCTGGGCAATGCGCATAATTTTGAAAATGCCATGAAACATCATATGGCGAGTATGATGATGCCGTCCCTTCAGACGGCCATGAACCAGCTATCGAATCATGATCATTCCCGGTTCCTGACGAGGACCAATCATATGGTCGGCCGTGTGGCAGATCGCGGCTCAGAGGCTGCGAAGCAGAATATTGACTATGCCATTATGCGTGCAGCGATTGTAATCCAGATGACCTGGATAGGCGCGCCGACATTATACTATGGCGACGAGGCGGGGGTGTGCGGGTTTACGGACCCGGACAGCCGGAGAACGTATCCATGGGGCCATGAGAATAAGGGACTTATGAATTTCTATCGGGAGATGATCCAGATTCACCGCAGACATCAGTCTCTGGTGAAGGGATCGCTTAAGATGCTGAAGGTGGAGAAGGATCTGCTGGCCTACGGAAGATTCTGGGGAGATGAGCAGATCATCGTGATCGTGAATATAGCGGATTATCTGAGAGAAGTCGATGTTCCGGTGTGGCAGGTGGAGACTGCGGAGGGCAGCAGCATGGCACGGATGATGTATTCGTATGAGAAGGGCTACATTGGAGAGTTTGAAGAGTATCAGGTGCAGGATGGTATGATTTCGCTGATGATGGGAAAGAAATCGGCGCTTGTGCTTAAGAATAAGAAATGGTAA
- a CDS encoding amidohydrolase family protein: MERIKLDYARDILAGVKDDKLVDPVAQMYKSGRTIIKNGTVVDPKNGIHAQRDIAYIGDTIVETADEIKPERGDRIIDCEGLLVFPGLIDMHLHMHDLFEVTTNSIYHAAEDGVTTGFTPGAGNTLIGPALLGAEIDRGLPVNVGMYLGAASLLSTQMSTEDWISYFKGTLPAEVAFEKATLNFFANTCGNLIMGIKDHMGHFLLSDEDLDAVYEITSKAGLVFMSHTQDPFRAEHVVGISKGRPVHLGHVDIAGCGTHGDAVESMKMVLDLCKQPNVSGEVISTLMRIGKGSREALFIPKESQRLLYDAIHDGLIRVMISDGDNDGTIKGGGDTRDNIPAILELAQQEVVTLPQAVALMTSNVAELLAERCHNPYFTEKLGHLGVGASANITIVDEADKMATYTIVNGAISGFENRVVRKNVGCGKWISRIGSLENMGVGELPMFYYWK, from the coding sequence ATGGAAAGAATAAAATTAGATTATGCAAGAGACATATTGGCAGGTGTTAAGGATGATAAGCTTGTAGACCCTGTTGCACAAATGTACAAAAGTGGACGGACCATTATTAAAAACGGAACAGTAGTGGATCCTAAAAATGGAATTCATGCGCAGAGGGATATCGCTTATATCGGTGATACCATTGTGGAAACTGCGGATGAAATCAAGCCGGAAAGAGGAGACAGGATCATTGACTGTGAAGGTCTTCTGGTATTCCCCGGATTAATTGATATGCATTTGCACATGCATGACCTTTTTGAAGTGACGACCAATTCCATATATCATGCAGCGGAGGATGGCGTGACGACAGGATTTACCCCGGGAGCAGGAAATACGCTGATCGGGCCGGCGCTTCTTGGAGCAGAGATCGACAGAGGACTGCCGGTTAATGTAGGAATGTATTTGGGCGCGGCCAGCCTTTTGAGCACGCAGATGAGCACAGAAGATTGGATTTCCTATTTCAAGGGTACACTGCCTGCCGAGGTGGCATTTGAAAAAGCAACGTTGAATTTCTTTGCAAATACCTGTGGTAATTTAATTATGGGAATCAAGGATCACATGGGACATTTCTTATTGTCGGACGAAGACCTTGACGCTGTGTATGAGATTACTTCAAAGGCGGGTCTGGTATTTATGTCACATACACAGGATCCATTCCGGGCGGAACATGTTGTAGGGATTTCCAAAGGAAGACCGGTGCATTTGGGACATGTGGATATTGCCGGCTGTGGTACTCATGGGGATGCAGTAGAAAGTATGAAAATGGTTCTTGATTTATGTAAACAGCCAAATGTGTCGGGTGAGGTAATCTCAACACTTATGCGCATAGGCAAAGGAAGCAGGGAAGCATTATTTATTCCAAAGGAAAGTCAGAGATTGCTTTACGATGCTATTCATGATGGATTGATTCGAGTGATGATCTCAGATGGAGATAATGACGGAACGATAAAAGGCGGTGGAGATACAAGAGATAATATCCCTGCAATTCTGGAACTTGCTCAGCAGGAAGTAGTGACTCTTCCACAGGCGGTTGCACTGATGACATCAAATGTAGCAGAGCTTTTGGCCGAAAGATGTCATAATCCGTACTTTACCGAAAAACTGGGACATCTTGGAGTAGGCGCATCCGCTAATATCACAATTGTGGATGAAGCCGATAAAATGGCAACTTATACAATCGTGAACGGAGCAATTTCCGGTTTCGAAAATCGCGTAGTGCGGAAAAATGTAGGCTGCGGAAAATGGATATCCAGAATAGGAAGCTTAGAAAATATGGGAGTCGGAGAACTGCCAATGTTCTATTATTGGAAATAA
- a CDS encoding M20 family metallopeptidase codes for MLVFNQTKIEKCEEILGYLVSWDTRQPEGNEKEIVDYIEMLFGDTVEKEVYLHSPKRASLVLKFDGEQKDGGIAFVGHLDTVSYENPDDWKYNPLEAVVEDGVMYGRGTADMKSGVCAMILAALYLQEQKVKLKKPVYFCFTADEERGGIGIQKIIESGILNTIDAAIICEPSSRKIGIGEKGALWLQVTATGAAAHGSNPSAGTNALDCLIEIKTMLDSYMTKENGDSMLGKSTISLTKMNGGTGTNIIPVYGSMELDIRTIPETKNSEILEFLETACKEVQRKNREFKYGIHILNNRGSVCTKEDNPFVQDFKTAVESLEIEANCAGLKYYTDASQMIPPLNIPFIIFGPGEAEQAHKTNEHVSLHSVKECSDIYITYLINYCGGRI; via the coding sequence ATGTTAGTGTTTAATCAAACGAAAATAGAAAAATGTGAGGAAATTTTAGGATATCTGGTTTCCTGGGACACAAGACAGCCGGAAGGAAATGAAAAGGAAATAGTAGATTATATAGAAATGCTTTTTGGGGATACAGTGGAAAAAGAGGTATATCTTCATTCTCCGAAGCGTGCGTCACTGGTTCTTAAGTTTGATGGGGAACAAAAAGATGGCGGGATCGCCTTTGTAGGACATCTGGATACGGTGTCCTACGAGAATCCCGATGACTGGAAATACAATCCTCTGGAGGCAGTCGTAGAAGACGGCGTGATGTACGGCAGAGGAACGGCCGATATGAAAAGCGGCGTATGCGCTATGATACTGGCTGCTCTGTATTTGCAGGAACAGAAAGTAAAGCTGAAAAAGCCGGTATATTTTTGTTTCACAGCAGATGAAGAACGGGGAGGCATTGGCATACAAAAGATCATAGAATCAGGAATTCTGAATACGATTGACGCTGCTATTATTTGTGAGCCCAGCAGCAGAAAGATAGGAATTGGAGAAAAAGGAGCATTGTGGCTTCAGGTAACGGCAACCGGAGCGGCGGCACATGGCTCCAATCCTTCCGCGGGAACGAATGCACTTGATTGCCTGATTGAAATAAAGACGATGCTGGATTCCTATATGACAAAAGAAAACGGAGATAGTATGCTCGGAAAAAGCACTATCTCCCTCACGAAGATGAATGGGGGAACGGGAACGAATATCATACCTGTTTATGGAAGCATGGAACTTGATATCAGAACAATTCCCGAGACCAAAAATTCAGAGATTCTGGAGTTCCTGGAGACGGCATGCAAGGAAGTTCAGCGGAAAAACAGAGAGTTTAAGTACGGGATTCATATTTTAAATAACAGAGGATCTGTCTGTACAAAGGAAGACAATCCGTTCGTGCAGGACTTCAAAACTGCTGTGGAAAGCTTAGAAATAGAAGCAAATTGTGCAGGACTCAAGTATTATACGGATGCGTCCCAGATGATTCCGCCGCTTAATATTCCCTTTATCATCTTTGGGCCGGGAGAAGCTGAGCAGGCACATAAGACAAATGAGCACGTCTCGCTGCATTCTGTTAAAGAGTGTAGTGATATCTACATTACTTATCTGATAAATTATTGTGGGGGTAGAATATGA
- a CDS encoding PucR family transcriptional regulator ligand-binding domain-containing protein: MITVHDVMGMFKDFSVLAGEEALDKELTNVTVVDAPDIGIWIKGGEFVLSTAYAFQNNIEQ, translated from the coding sequence ATGATAACTGTACATGATGTAATGGGGATGTTCAAAGATTTTTCTGTACTTGCGGGAGAAGAAGCATTGGACAAGGAGCTTACGAATGTAACAGTAGTTGACGCACCGGATATCGGAATTTGGATCAAAGGAGGAGAGTTTGTCCTGTCAACAGCCTATGCTTTTCAGAATAATATTGAACAATAG
- a CDS encoding helix-turn-helix domain-containing protein, with protein sequence MKVEKILDELERLTNIQTALYQYHDDKIVFSSGSEELKEQIEVLEKKEMSHVNITRAFPFFELRLGNTIFGRLLFLEDNPVYGREKKENKIVIEQAGMILILLMQREIADNKIRAQYKDEFVQDLLYQNIKSEEEIQNRAKLYNWNFSNGGIVVIVDVDDYKLMYHNKNYNVDMSCVQEEQRKIIFARSKRVMTKRFDKVVYNYLSDQIIFIISVENYNKEQVIRQIIEAGDEIRKTVAEDTDFTVTIGIGRYMGKIVDVHKSYTQAKKSVLIGRAIYKKDKTVAFEQLGVYKLLWAVMNTEEAVELYDEYIGKLVKYDEQFHTQLVQTVEAISKYDWNLMKAAKESYIHYNTIKYRFSKICEILEVNLRSKEEQINMDLSLKLYYLNEEKCEYVKSMS encoded by the coding sequence GTGAAGGTTGAAAAAATTCTGGATGAGCTGGAAAGACTCACAAATATTCAGACGGCCTTATACCAGTACCATGATGACAAGATTGTTTTCTCGTCGGGGTCAGAGGAACTGAAAGAGCAGATAGAGGTACTGGAAAAAAAGGAGATGTCTCATGTGAATATAACAAGGGCATTTCCTTTTTTTGAACTTCGTCTGGGAAATACCATATTTGGAAGACTGCTTTTTCTCGAGGACAATCCGGTATATGGAAGAGAAAAGAAAGAAAACAAAATTGTAATTGAACAGGCCGGAATGATTCTGATCTTGCTCATGCAAAGAGAGATAGCGGACAATAAAATAAGGGCACAGTACAAGGACGAATTTGTGCAGGACTTGTTATATCAGAATATCAAATCGGAGGAGGAAATCCAGAACAGGGCAAAACTTTATAATTGGAATTTCAGCAATGGCGGAATTGTTGTTATTGTAGATGTGGATGACTATAAGCTGATGTACCATAACAAAAATTATAATGTGGATATGAGCTGCGTGCAGGAGGAGCAAAGGAAAATTATATTTGCGAGATCCAAAAGAGTGATGACAAAAAGATTTGACAAGGTAGTATATAACTACTTAAGTGATCAGATTATATTTATAATATCAGTAGAAAATTATAACAAAGAACAAGTTATCCGGCAAATAATAGAGGCAGGGGACGAAATCAGAAAAACCGTGGCAGAGGATACGGATTTTACGGTTACAATTGGAATCGGACGATATATGGGTAAGATTGTAGATGTGCATAAAAGCTATACCCAGGCCAAAAAGAGTGTTTTGATCGGGCGTGCGATTTACAAAAAGGATAAAACGGTAGCCTTTGAGCAATTGGGCGTGTATAAATTGCTATGGGCGGTTATGAATACAGAAGAAGCAGTAGAACTGTATGATGAGTATATAGGGAAATTGGTGAAATACGACGAACAATTTCATACACAGTTGGTCCAGACAGTGGAGGCAATATCGAAATATGACTGGAACCTTATGAAAGCGGCAAAAGAAAGCTATATTCATTATAATACGATAAAATACAGGTTTTCTAAAATTTGTGAGATATTGGAGGTAAATCTGCGGTCAAAAGAGGAGCAAATTAATATGGATTTGAGCCTGAAATTGTATTATTTGAATGAGGAAAAATGTGAATATGTTAAAAGTATGAGCTGA
- a CDS encoding EamA family transporter gives MIKKRSLKASVKQAAQTLLMGVFGMLLTPVLLNSSYLYLPVGTTIMLNFLYPTIVCVIMGTLFKAGFTRLQLIAVAASILGMVFLTGGGSRMPVIGVIMAIASAFTYGIYLVANEKGPANDLSIEVKLFFVSLPATVLFAVLTPATGTLVIPVGLTEWAMVIGGSGLFTVCGYFLMMFGISKLGASTAAFVSMLEPIVSVVFGTIWFNDPITIGIVAGGCLVMASILLITIDGYQKGRQEGNALCS, from the coding sequence TTGATAAAGAAGCGTAGTCTGAAGGCATCGGTAAAGCAAGCGGCTCAGACGCTTCTTATGGGAGTATTTGGAATGCTCCTCACACCAGTACTGTTAAACAGCAGTTATTTGTATCTGCCGGTGGGAACGACAATTATGCTGAATTTTCTGTATCCGACGATTGTATGTGTGATCATGGGAACCCTGTTCAAGGCTGGCTTTACCAGACTCCAGCTTATAGCGGTTGCAGCTTCGATTCTGGGAATGGTATTTCTGACCGGAGGAGGCAGCAGGATGCCGGTCATTGGCGTAATTATGGCGATCGCGTCGGCCTTTACATATGGAATTTATTTGGTGGCCAATGAAAAAGGGCCCGCCAATGATTTATCGATCGAGGTGAAATTATTTTTTGTGTCTCTGCCGGCGACTGTTCTGTTTGCTGTGCTTACACCGGCAACAGGCACATTGGTTATTCCGGTGGGTCTGACAGAATGGGCGATGGTAATCGGAGGTTCCGGCCTCTTTACCGTATGCGGATATTTCCTTATGATGTTTGGAATCAGTAAACTCGGGGCGTCTACGGCAGCATTCGTATCTATGTTGGAGCCAATCGTAAGTGTAGTATTTGGCACTATTTGGTTCAACGATCCGATAACAATCGGGATTGTGGCGGGAGGATGCCTTGTTATGGCAAGCATTCTGCTCATTACAATAGATGGGTATCAGAAAGGCAGGCAGGAGGGAAATGCTTTATGCTCTTAG
- a CDS encoding ammonium transporter: MGLTALIESGIDATAATELLLNVVWCLVGAILVYFMQAGFAMCEAGFTRAKNTGNILMKNMMDFVLGSLFFFIFGFAIMHGTDWNGILGTQGFFDPTKLADANGLFNGLPIGVFLIFHTVFCATSATIVSGAMAERTKFIAYLLYSAAISIFIYPVSGHWIWGGGWLARMNFHDFAGSTAVHMVGGICALVGAKILGPRIGKYGKDGKVRAIPGHNLSIAALGVFILWFCWFGFNCGSTTAAATNLGDIAMTTNLAAATATLAALIVTWIRYGKPDVSMTFNGSLAGLVAITAGCDTVSNTSAIIIGLIAGVLIVFSVEFFDKVAKIDDPVGAISVHGVCGATGTILTGVFSKEYALTTQVIGVAATAAFVFVMAFIIFTLIDKTVGLRVTKEEELDGLDVHEHGCSAYADFNFRL; this comes from the coding sequence ATGGGATTAACAGCACTTATAGAGAGCGGTATAGACGCCACAGCAGCAACTGAACTTCTCCTGAATGTCGTATGGTGCCTGGTCGGAGCAATCCTGGTATATTTCATGCAGGCAGGCTTTGCCATGTGTGAGGCAGGCTTCACCAGAGCGAAAAATACAGGTAACATTTTGATGAAAAACATGATGGATTTTGTACTTGGCAGCCTGTTCTTCTTCATCTTCGGATTTGCCATTATGCACGGGACGGACTGGAATGGAATCTTAGGTACGCAGGGCTTTTTTGACCCTACGAAGCTCGCAGATGCTAACGGTCTGTTCAACGGGCTTCCCATCGGAGTGTTCCTCATTTTCCATACCGTATTCTGCGCCACCTCAGCGACGATCGTTTCCGGCGCCATGGCAGAGCGGACGAAATTCATCGCCTATCTTTTGTATAGCGCCGCAATCAGCATTTTCATCTACCCGGTATCCGGACACTGGATCTGGGGCGGCGGCTGGCTCGCCCGGATGAATTTCCACGACTTTGCAGGCTCCACTGCAGTACATATGGTTGGCGGTATCTGTGCATTAGTCGGCGCGAAGATCCTCGGTCCCCGTATTGGCAAATATGGCAAGGACGGCAAGGTACGCGCTATTCCGGGACATAACCTTTCTATCGCAGCACTAGGCGTATTCATTCTCTGGTTCTGCTGGTTCGGTTTCAACTGCGGCTCCACAACTGCCGCTGCCACGAACCTCGGCGACATCGCCATGACCACAAACCTGGCTGCCGCAACCGCGACCCTCGCAGCCCTCATCGTCACCTGGATACGCTACGGCAAACCGGATGTATCTATGACCTTCAACGGCTCCCTGGCAGGTCTGGTGGCTATCACTGCCGGATGTGACACGGTAAGTAACACCTCCGCGATCATCATCGGACTCATTGCTGGCGTATTGATCGTATTCTCTGTAGAATTCTTCGACAAGGTAGCCAAAATCGACGACCCGGTCGGCGCCATCAGTGTCCACGGCGTCTGCGGTGCGACCGGAACGATCCTCACCGGAGTTTTCTCTAAAGAATATGCACTTACCACCCAGGTCATCGGAGTCGCCGCTACTGCTGCCTTCGTATTCGTAATGGCATTTATTATATTCACTTTAATCGACAAGACCGTCGGACTTCGCGTGACCAAAGAGGAAGAACTCGACGGACTCGACGTTCACGAACACGGTTGCTCCGCTTATGCAGACTTTAACTTTCGTCTATAG
- a CDS encoding P-II family nitrogen regulator: MKKLEIIIQPEKLEDLKVILDESNANGVMISNIMGYGNQKGHKKIYRGAEYNVNLLPKVKVETVVEPEVAEPLIRKIVDEIQTGMYGDGKIFVYEVEDAVRIRTGERGPAAL, translated from the coding sequence ATGAAGAAACTGGAAATCATTATTCAGCCCGAGAAACTGGAAGACCTGAAGGTCATTCTGGATGAATCAAACGCCAATGGCGTGATGATCAGCAATATCATGGGATATGGAAATCAGAAAGGGCACAAGAAAATCTACCGCGGCGCAGAATACAACGTGAACCTTTTGCCGAAGGTAAAGGTGGAGACCGTTGTGGAGCCGGAGGTGGCTGAGCCTCTGATCCGGAAAATCGTAGACGAGATTCAGACCGGCATGTATGGCGACGGTAAGATCTTTGTATACGAAGTGGAGGACGCGGTCCGCATTCGTACCGGTGAGCGCGGTCCGGCCGCATTGTAA